Proteins encoded within one genomic window of Thermomicrobiales bacterium:
- a CDS encoding pyridoxal phosphate-dependent aminotransferase, with protein sequence MSVNIFDLMELARSRPAAITLGLGDPDLPTPPHIVAAAAEAINSGNTGPTPPTGLLELREAIARKLARDNGVEVDPETEVLVTTGGQEALFLLVQALIEPGDEIIVPDPRYTSYDEAIGLAGGKMVLVPTHAESNFALDPDEVERRITPRTKVLLVISPNNPTAGVNPPDVMQRLAEIATKHDLIVVADEIYEKFVYDDAVHGSIASLPGMRSRTITLNGMSKTYAMTGWRIGYLAAPSSFIRAAAGLKEMVNIQAPSVSQWASVAAFNGPQECVEEMRRTYDERRKMMMGELDRMGISYGHPYGGLYIWANVASTGLSATEFSYKLLDEENVLVLPGDGFGDGWSEWIRMTILQPEATLREVATRMSKVVERNASQVS encoded by the coding sequence GTGTCCGTCAATATCTTCGACCTGATGGAGCTGGCCCGGAGCAGGCCGGCGGCAATCACCCTCGGACTGGGCGACCCGGATCTGCCGACGCCGCCGCACATCGTCGCTGCAGCGGCTGAGGCGATCAATTCCGGCAACACCGGTCCGACGCCGCCGACTGGACTGCTGGAGCTGCGCGAAGCCATCGCCCGCAAGCTGGCGCGCGACAACGGCGTCGAGGTCGATCCGGAGACCGAGGTATTGGTGACGACCGGCGGGCAGGAGGCGCTGTTCCTGCTGGTACAGGCGCTGATCGAGCCGGGCGACGAGATCATCGTCCCCGACCCGCGCTACACGTCCTACGATGAGGCGATCGGCCTGGCGGGCGGGAAGATGGTGCTCGTTCCGACCCATGCCGAGAGCAACTTTGCCCTCGATCCCGACGAAGTTGAGAGGCGCATCACGCCGCGTACCAAGGTGCTGCTCGTCATTTCGCCGAACAACCCGACAGCCGGCGTCAACCCGCCGGACGTGATGCAGCGGCTGGCCGAGATCGCCACGAAGCACGACCTGATCGTCGTCGCCGACGAGATCTACGAGAAGTTCGTCTATGACGACGCCGTCCACGGCAGCATCGCATCGCTGCCGGGCATGCGCAGCCGCACGATCACGCTCAACGGCATGTCTAAGACCTACGCAATGACCGGCTGGCGGATCGGCTACCTCGCCGCACCGAGCAGCTTCATCCGGGCCGCCGCAGGCCTCAAGGAGATGGTGAACATCCAGGCACCGAGCGTCTCGCAGTGGGCCTCGGTCGCGGCGTTCAACGGACCGCAGGAGTGCGTCGAGGAGATGCGCCGGACCTACGACGAGCGCCGCAAGATGATGATGGGCGAGCTGGACCGCATGGGCATCAGCTACGGCCACCCGTACGGCGGCCTCTACATCTGGGCCAACGTCGCCAGCACCGGCCTCAGCGCGACCGAGTTCTCCTACAAGCTGCTCGACGAAGAGAACGTCCTCGTCTTGCCCGGCGATGGATTCGGCGACGGCTGGAGCGAGTGGATCCGCATGACGATCCTGCAGCCCGAAGCGACCCTCCGCGAGGTGGCGACACGGATGAGCAAGGTTGTTGAGCGGAATGCGAGCCAGGTGAGCTAA